The following proteins are co-located in the Bosea sp. AS-1 genome:
- a CDS encoding Lrp/AsnC ligand binding domain-containing protein codes for MQTFFVEIKCKLGKTYEVASELADREIASEIYSTAGNYDILAKFHVAADVDIGHFVAQKVQSIPEIADTHTIITFKAF; via the coding sequence ATGCAGACCTTCTTCGTCGAGATCAAATGCAAGCTCGGCAAGACCTACGAGGTCGCCAGCGAACTGGCCGATCGCGAGATCGCCTCCGAGATCTATTCGACAGCCGGCAACTACGACATCCTGGCCAAGTTCCACGTCGCGGCCGATGTCGATATCGGCCATTTCGTCGCGCAGAAGGTGCAGTCGATCCCCGAGATCGCCGATACGCATACGATCATCACCTTCAAGGCATTCTGA